A stretch of bacterium DNA encodes these proteins:
- a CDS encoding helix-turn-helix domain-containing protein produces MSGRTLSSVRNAARALKEFSSERPEIGVSELSRRLDLGKSTAHRLLTTLTEEHLLVKNPETG; encoded by the coding sequence GTGAGCGGCCGCACCCTGTCCTCGGTCCGGAACGCCGCCCGGGCATTGAAGGAGTTCTCCTCGGAGCGGCCCGAGATCGGCGTCTCGGAGCTGTCCCGGCGCCTCGACCTCGGCAAGTCCACGGCGCATCGCCTGCTCACCACCCTCACCGAGGAGCACCTGCTGGTGAAGAACCCCGAGACCGG